A genomic stretch from Heterodontus francisci isolate sHetFra1 chromosome 23, sHetFra1.hap1, whole genome shotgun sequence includes:
- the cldn5a gene encoding claudin 5a, giving the protein MPSAGLEIVGLGLCVLGWLGVMLACGLPMWKVTAFIESNIVVAQTVWEGLWMNCVVQSTGQMQCKVYNSLLSLGTDQQAARALTVIASILGLIGLLVTILGAQCTNCTEGVTTKARIVISGGAIFIVAGLLALIPVCWMANTIVRDFYDPIVPVSKKREMGAALYVGWTASALLFIGGSLLCCSCPPKQDQSSFAVKYTAPRRASANGDYDKRNYV; this is encoded by the coding sequence ATGCCGTCAGCAGGTTTGGAGATTGTGGGCCTGGGACTTTGCGTCCTGGGCTGGCTGGGGGTTATGCTAGCTTGCGGGCTGCCCATGTGGAAAGTAACGGCTTTCATCGAGAGCAATATCGTGGTGGCGCAGACGGTCTGGGAAGGACTCTGGATGAACTGCGTGGTGCAGAGCACTGGTCAGATGCAATGCAAAGTCTACAATTCCCTGTTATCGCTGGGGACAGACCAACAAGCAGCCCGGGCGCTGACTGTCATCGCCTCCATCCTGGGACTCATTGGACTGCTGGTAACTATCCTGGGAGCCCAGTGTACCAACTGCACGGAGGGAGTGACCACTAAAGCCCGGATCGTTATCAGCGGAGGGGCCATCTTCATCGTGGCCGGCTTACTCGCCCTCATCCCCGTGTGCTGGATGGCGAACACCATCGTGCGCGACTTCTACGACCCGATCGTCCCTGTCTCcaagaagagagagatgggggcggcTCTGTACGTTGGCTGGACGGCTAGCGCTCTCCTCTTCATCGGGGGCTCCCTGCTCTGCTGCTCCTGCCCCCCGAAGCAAGACCAGTCATCCTTCGCCGTCAAGTACACGGCCCCAAGGAGAGCATCTGCCAACGGGGACTACGACAAGAGGAATTATGTGTGA